A DNA window from Acomys russatus unplaced genomic scaffold, mAcoRus1.1, whole genome shotgun sequence contains the following coding sequences:
- the LOC127186598 gene encoding melanoma-associated antigen B4-like, which yields MPRGQKSKLHAREKRKQARSEAQASRDAQRTAQETPEAVEESPAASQTQAEAEAEAEAEAEAEVPSTPEAPPTTPPSTPSFLIISSSDSDESCSEESEQSRQWGYSAGASLYSDAEHQALIERRVMMLLQYLLYNYNLKQLTTKEEMLKLISKKHERDFPEIFRKAAQKLEDTFAVEVREVNSSNSSYDLISQLKLPNNGRIRAGRGLPKDGFLLSVLAIIFVRGNRTSEEEMWEILKKKHIYPGKKHRIFGEPRKLMTQYLVKLQYLEYRQVANSDPPRYEFLWGPQAYAETSKKKVLEFLARINKTTPDVIEALYEETLDEEEQKQEGEKARGEDKAAAAAD from the coding sequence ATGCCTCGAGGCCAGAAGAGTAAGCTCCATGCGCGGGAGAAACGCAAACAGGCCCGAAGTGAGGCTCAGGCTTCTCGGGATGCTCAGAGAACAGCCCAAGAAACGCCAGAGGCAGTAGAAGAGTCCCCTGCTGCCTCCCAGACCCAGGCTGAGGCCGAGGCTGAGGCCGAGGccgaggctgaggctgaggtgcCCAGCACTCCCGAGGCGCCTCCGACTACACCACCATCTACCCCAAGTTTTCTGATTATTTCTTCCTCTGATTCAGATGAAAGCTGCAGTGAGGAAAGTGAGCAAAGTAGGCAGTGGGGATACTCTGCTGGGGCCAGCCTTTACTCTGACGCTGAGCACCAAGCTCTGATAGAGAGAAGGGTGATGATGCTCTTGCAGTACCTGCTCTACAACTACAATCTGAAGCAGCTTACCACCAAGGAGGAAATGCTGAAGCTTATCAGCAAGAAGCATGAGAGAGACTTCCCTGAGATCTTCAGGAAAGCTGCTCAGAAGCTCGAGGATACCTTTGCAGTGGAAGTGAGGGAAGTCAACTCCAGTAATTCCTCATATGACCTCATCAGCCAGCTGAAGCTCCCCAACAATGGGAGGATTCGTGCTGGCAGAGGCTTACCCAAGGACGGCTTCCTGCTGAGCGTCCTGGCTATCATCTTCGTTCGGGGCAATCGCACCAGTGAAGAAGAGATGTGGGAAATCCTGAAGAAGAAGCACATCTACCCAGGGAAGAAGCACCGCATCTTTGGTGAACCCCGGAAGCTCATGACCCAGTATTTGGTGAAGCTGCAGTACCTGGAGTACCGGCAGGTGGCCAACAGCGACCCTCCACGCTATGAGTTCCTGTGGGGTCCCCAAGCCTACGCTGAAACAAGCAAGAAGAAAGTCCTGGAATTTTTGGCCAGGATCAACAAAACAACACCTGATGTCATCGAAGCCCTTTACGAAGAGACCCTGGACGAGGAGGAGCAGAAGcaagaaggagaaaaagccaGAGGTGAAGATaaagctgctgccgctgctgacTAA